A single window of Oreochromis aureus strain Israel breed Guangdong linkage group 5, ZZ_aureus, whole genome shotgun sequence DNA harbors:
- the rassf1 gene encoding ras association domain-containing protein 1 isoform X1: MSKCELIELQDLSVNDPIELAAPAIHVAPSTGNLGHPSHYCVVRLVGDNVSIEAPGHHTGETGVGHDFQPYSHAHLTWCDLCGEFIWGLYKQSLRCTNCSYTCHYRCRPSIQLDCMTHGSLLAEHAALSDDCIETDTNVDEQIELGKQELSVSEIQQKVKEYNAQISNNLYMVDNKDGSYTGFIKVHFQLVRPISLPPPRQSLSLMQEDDYQGRRMKRRTSFYLPKDAAKHLHISSETRVREVIEALLNKFTVVDNPAKFALFERTERQGQVYMRKLSDDERPLYLRLCAGPSETVLSLVLKENETGDVNWHAFSFPELCNFLRILQREEEAHVREIVKRYALARDMMNQAMARMTTPG, from the exons ATGTCTAAATGTGAGCTGATAGAGCTGCAGGATCTCAGTGTAAATGATCCCATCGAGCTGGCCGCTCCAGCTATCCACGTAGCCCCGTCGACTGGAAACCTGGGTCATCCCAGCCACTACTGTGTCGTCCGTCTGGTTGGAGACAACGTCAGCATTGAGGCCCCTGGTCATCACACAGGAGAGACTGGTGTGGGTCATGATTTCCAGCCCTACAGTCATGCACATCTCACCTGGTGTGACCTGTGTGGTGAATTCATCTGGGGGCTTTATAAGCAGAGTTTACGCTGCACCA ACTGCAGCTACACTTGTCACTACCGGTGCCGACCGTCCATCCAGCTAGACTGCATGACACATGGAAGTTTGTTAGCAGAGCATGCAGCTTTATCTGATGACTGCATCGAGACAGACACAAATGtg GATGAACAGATCGAGTTGGGTAAACAGGAGTTAAGTGTTAGTGAGATTCAACAGAAGGTGAAGGAATACAATGCTCAGATCAGCAACAATCTCTACATGGTGGAT AATAAAGATGGGTCCTACACTGGTTTCATCAAGGTCCACTTTCAGTTAGTTCGTCCCatttccctccctcctcctcgtCAGAGTTTGAGCTTGATGCAGGAAGATGATTATCAGGGAAGACGGATGAAACGGCGGACATCATTCTACCTCCCCAAAGATGCTGCAAAGCACCTACATATAAGCTCTGAAACACGGGTACGAGAAGTCATCGAAGCACTGCTCAATAAGTTCACCGTTGTGGACAACCCGGCAAAGTTTGCCTTGTTTGAACGCACAGAGAGACAAGGTCAAG TGTACATGCGTAAACTGTCTGATGATGAGCGTCCTCTGTACCTGCGCTTATGCGCTGGCCCCAGTGAAACAGTCTTAAGCCTGGTTCTGAAAGAGAACGAGACAGGGGATGTAAAT TGGCATGCATTTAGCTTTCCTGAGTTGTGCAACTTCCTGCGAATCCTCCAGCGGGAGGAAGAAGCACACGTAAGAGAGATCGTGAAGCGCTATGCTCTTGCTAGAGACATGATGAATCAAGCCATGGCCCGGATGACTACACCGGGTTGA
- the tusc2b gene encoding tumor suppressor 2, mitochondrial calcium regulator b encodes MGGSGSKSKGFWPFSGSGSSDDPTKDGNEQSLARVRSFPGATPFVFTRRSSLFFDEDGDLAHEFYEETIVTRNGRKKAKLKKIQKNLTPQGIIKLDHPCIHVDFPVVICEA; translated from the exons ATGGGAGGTAGCGGCTCCAAATCCAAAGGATTTTGGCCTTTTTCTGGCTCAGGTAGTTCAGACGATCCAACCAAAGATGGAAATGAGCAGTCACTGGCGAGAGTCCGAAGTTTCCCGGGTGCCACTCCTTTTGTCTTTACAAGAAGAAG CTCATTGTTCTTTGATGAAGACGGTGACTTGGCCCATGAGTTCTACGAAGAGACGATTGTGACAAGAAACGGCCGTAAAAAAGCGAAGCTGAAGAAGATTCAGAAAAACCTCACACCTCAG GGAATTATAAAGCTGGACCATCCGTGCATCCATGTAGATTTCCCAGTTGTCATCTGTGAAGCCTGA
- the LOC116313695 gene encoding cytochrome b561 domain-containing protein 2 has product MVHKKEPESEPRLYGFCRTASVVLTHLICFGFTVFISVLSRPGTSWFSWHPFLMTLAFSFFMTEAILLFSPEGSPIKSFSHKTKGGVHRLLQGLCASCAVLGFAAIFYNKHLNGKPHFTSWHGLLGLLTVCVVIAQSLAAMPLSYPSLAKGWSLAKLKRYHAASGLITYLLGSASMLLGLCSVWFAGAVREYAWYLSALCLVLSAFVIMNQVSRSYMAKKRFQS; this is encoded by the exons ATGGTTCACAAGAAAGAGCCTGAATCAGAGCCTCGGCTTTATGGCTTTTGCAGAACAGCGTCTGTTGTGTTGACCCACCTCATCTGCTTCGGCTTCACTGTCTTCATCTCAGTTCTCTCTCGACCCGGTACAA gtTGGTTTTCTTGGCATCCTTTCTTGATGACACTAGCT TTCTCCTTCTTCATGACAGAAGCCATACTCCTCTTCTCACCTGAGGgctctcctatcaaaagttttTCACACAAAACCAAAGGTGGTGTTCACCGGCTCCTGCAGGGCCTCTGTGCTTCTTGTGCAGTCCTGGGCTTTGCTGCCATCTTTTATAACAAACACCTGAATGGTAAACCCCACTTCACCTCGTGGCACGGTCTGCTGGGCCTGCTGACAGTGTGTGTGGTCATTGCGCAGTCCTTGGCAGCAATGCCTCTCAGTTATCCTTCTCTAGCCAAAGGCTGGTCCCTCGCCAAACTAAAGCGCTACCACGCAGCGTCTggactcatcacctacctgcttgGCAGTGCCAGCATGCTCCTGGGCCTCTGCTCTGTGTGGTTCGCTGGAGCTGTCAGAGAATACGCCTGGTACCTGTCAGCACTCTGCCTGGTGCTCAGTGCCTTTGTCATAATGAACCAAGTCTCCAGATCTTACATGGCTAAAAAACGGTTCCAGTCCTGA
- the rassf1 gene encoding ras association domain-containing protein 1 isoform X2, translating into MTHGSLLAEHAALSDDCIETDTNVDEQIELGKQELSVSEIQQKVKEYNAQISNNLYMVDNKDGSYTGFIKVHFQLVRPISLPPPRQSLSLMQEDDYQGRRMKRRTSFYLPKDAAKHLHISSETRVREVIEALLNKFTVVDNPAKFALFERTERQGQVYMRKLSDDERPLYLRLCAGPSETVLSLVLKENETGDVNWHAFSFPELCNFLRILQREEEAHVREIVKRYALARDMMNQAMARMTTPG; encoded by the exons ATGACACATGGAAGTTTGTTAGCAGAGCATGCAGCTTTATCTGATGACTGCATCGAGACAGACACAAATGtg GATGAACAGATCGAGTTGGGTAAACAGGAGTTAAGTGTTAGTGAGATTCAACAGAAGGTGAAGGAATACAATGCTCAGATCAGCAACAATCTCTACATGGTGGAT AATAAAGATGGGTCCTACACTGGTTTCATCAAGGTCCACTTTCAGTTAGTTCGTCCCatttccctccctcctcctcgtCAGAGTTTGAGCTTGATGCAGGAAGATGATTATCAGGGAAGACGGATGAAACGGCGGACATCATTCTACCTCCCCAAAGATGCTGCAAAGCACCTACATATAAGCTCTGAAACACGGGTACGAGAAGTCATCGAAGCACTGCTCAATAAGTTCACCGTTGTGGACAACCCGGCAAAGTTTGCCTTGTTTGAACGCACAGAGAGACAAGGTCAAG TGTACATGCGTAAACTGTCTGATGATGAGCGTCCTCTGTACCTGCGCTTATGCGCTGGCCCCAGTGAAACAGTCTTAAGCCTGGTTCTGAAAGAGAACGAGACAGGGGATGTAAAT TGGCATGCATTTAGCTTTCCTGAGTTGTGCAACTTCCTGCGAATCCTCCAGCGGGAGGAAGAAGCACACGTAAGAGAGATCGTGAAGCGCTATGCTCTTGCTAGAGACATGATGAATCAAGCCATGGCCCGGATGACTACACCGGGTTGA